The following nucleotide sequence is from Myxosarcina sp. GI1.
AATTAGAAATTCTCGAACCATATTTAACCGCTTTAGAAAAGGATATTTTACGTCGCGGAAGAAATGCCTGTCGTGTAAAGCCCAAACGTTTGACATTAAAGGTATATCAACAGGCAACTAGTTTTGAAACTTTAATCGGCTATCTTTATTTAACAGATTTTCAACGCTTGCAAGAATTATTAGCTAAATTAAAATCGATACCGAAAATAAGCTAAATATTAATGAAACGTCACTCACAACGCAAGCAAAGCCATGCTACAGGCTTATCGTCTCAAGGAAATAGCTCCAGACCTCGCCCGCTCCTATCCAATCGAGATTTGGCAGAGAATACAGAATCAGAGGCAAATGTTTCTTTGGCTACTGACTTAGTTTACGGTCGCCATAGCGTTTTGGCTGTTTTAGCAAGCGATCGCGCTATTAGTAAAATTTGGATTACGCATAAGTTACGAACCAGTTCTAAATTTGCGTCTTTATTGTCCGAAGCTAAAGCCAAAGGGGCAATAATAGATGAAGTGGATAATTATCGCCTTAATATTTTAAGTTCTGGAGTCAATCACCAGGGCGTTATCGCCCAAATTGCTCCTTATGCTTATTGGGAATTAGATAAGTTAATTGACAAAGCCAAATTACAAAGCGAGCCGACGATTGTTATTGCCGATGGCATTGAAGATCCCCACAATTTAGGAGCAATTATTCGTACGGCAGAAGCTATGGGAGTAGGAGGATTGATTATTCCTCAAAGAAGAGCGGTAGGAATAACCTCTACTGTAATGAAAGCGGCAGCAGGTGCTACAGAGCATTTACCAATTGCAAGAGTGGTGAATTTGAATCAGGCGATCGCGCAACTAAAAGAAGCTGGCTTTTGGGTTTATGGCACCATAGCAGAAAGTAGTAAATTATTACACACTATTAATTTTAGCGGTGCAGTAGCATTGGTAGTAGGCTCGGAAGGTAAAGGCATCA
It contains:
- a CDS encoding Mini-ribonuclease 3 — its product is MANLTAEKRFVQIERLSPLALAYIGDAVYELYVRTFLLMPPKRMADYHNLVIRQVKAEAQAAKLEILEPYLTALEKDILRRGRNACRVKPKRLTLKVYQQATSFETLIGYLYLTDFQRLQELLAKLKSIPKIS
- the rlmB gene encoding 23S rRNA (guanosine(2251)-2'-O)-methyltransferase RlmB gives rise to the protein MKRHSQRKQSHATGLSSQGNSSRPRPLLSNRDLAENTESEANVSLATDLVYGRHSVLAVLASDRAISKIWITHKLRTSSKFASLLSEAKAKGAIIDEVDNYRLNILSSGVNHQGVIAQIAPYAYWELDKLIDKAKLQSEPTIVIADGIEDPHNLGAIIRTAEAMGVGGLIIPQRRAVGITSTVMKAAAGATEHLPIARVVNLNQAIAQLKEAGFWVYGTIAESSKLLHTINFSGAVALVVGSEGKGISSLTQRYCDELAAIPLVGTTPSLNASVATAIALYEILRQRQSDPKKNII